One window of Fimbriimonadia bacterium genomic DNA carries:
- a CDS encoding PAS domain S-box protein has product MATTAPVLDRERAPDGLLPASGAGVLAHALCRLVDATERGVEALQAALLTEVETVTGASRSVNLVLTDGPAGTSLMPVALRGYPSRVFPKRGFRPDSAPWANLLRLEAAMWLADGSEYAGLRRMLGCPGLIAAVIPGPQQGLLLADFGRRSLIPDSTTTAAVAELVAATGRLLRLLSSQRSEADNLASHAVRALSSGLAATSQTGTVVLWNPRMETILGIASEDACGRPLERVVLLALETASAEPVLDAIEAARDSGVPMHLWQQGLTRTDGCAMTANLVAAPMSSSGMLLSIEDVTDRAALEGDMERMRHLAHLGQMTAQIAHELRNPLTSIRGAAQLLQQTEPDAPASEFARIILNEVDSLNRIAEDFLDFARPLQLRLQPVPLRDLLQDFVRVWRPVCRERGVTLRLNASRDLPILWIDVLRLNQVLRNLTLNACQAMPNGGTLTVSGTHDRVREVAVISVRDTGLGMTQEEAAHVFEPFFTTKAKGTGLGLAVVRKLVDAHGGTIELTSRPGKGSTFTLRLPARGDEP; this is encoded by the coding sequence ATGGCCACCACCGCACCGGTCCTAGACCGCGAACGCGCTCCGGACGGGCTGCTGCCCGCTTCAGGAGCCGGCGTCCTTGCCCACGCGCTCTGCAGGCTCGTGGATGCCACAGAGCGTGGTGTCGAGGCGCTGCAGGCGGCCTTACTCACCGAGGTGGAGACGGTCACCGGTGCGTCCCGATCGGTCAATCTCGTACTCACCGATGGGCCAGCGGGCACGTCGTTGATGCCCGTCGCCCTTCGTGGCTACCCCAGCAGGGTCTTCCCGAAACGTGGCTTCCGACCAGATAGCGCGCCATGGGCAAACTTGTTGAGGTTGGAGGCCGCCATGTGGCTAGCCGACGGAAGCGAGTACGCCGGGCTGCGCCGAATGCTGGGTTGCCCCGGCCTCATCGCGGCAGTGATTCCAGGGCCCCAGCAGGGCTTGTTGCTCGCTGACTTCGGCCGGAGGTCGCTGATACCCGACAGCACCACGACGGCAGCGGTTGCAGAATTGGTGGCCGCCACGGGTAGGTTGCTGCGACTGCTGTCCTCGCAACGATCCGAGGCCGACAATTTAGCATCTCACGCCGTTCGTGCCCTTTCGAGCGGGCTCGCTGCAACAAGCCAAACAGGCACCGTGGTCCTGTGGAACCCGCGTATGGAGACCATTCTCGGTATCGCGTCGGAGGACGCCTGCGGACGTCCGCTCGAGCGCGTGGTGCTGCTCGCGCTCGAGACTGCCTCGGCGGAGCCAGTGCTGGATGCGATCGAGGCCGCGCGGGACAGCGGGGTGCCGATGCACCTTTGGCAACAGGGACTCACGCGAACCGATGGCTGCGCGATGACGGCGAACCTGGTTGCGGCGCCCATGAGTTCGAGTGGGATGCTGCTTAGTATCGAGGACGTTACGGATCGGGCCGCGCTGGAAGGCGACATGGAGCGCATGCGGCACCTGGCGCACCTCGGCCAGATGACCGCCCAGATTGCCCACGAGCTACGCAATCCACTGACGAGCATCCGCGGCGCCGCCCAACTCCTGCAGCAGACGGAACCCGACGCCCCCGCCTCCGAGTTCGCTCGCATCATCCTGAACGAGGTAGACAGCCTCAACCGGATTGCGGAGGACTTTCTGGACTTCGCGCGCCCCCTGCAGCTTCGTCTTCAGCCGGTGCCTCTCCGCGATCTGCTCCAAGACTTCGTGCGGGTGTGGAGACCCGTGTGCCGGGAACGCGGCGTGACGCTCCGCCTGAACGCGAGCCGGGACCTGCCGATACTGTGGATAGACGTACTGAGGCTCAACCAGGTGCTTCGGAACCTTACGCTGAACGCATGTCAGGCGATGCCGAACGGCGGGACTCTGACTGTAAGCGGCACGCACGATCGGGTACGTGAGGTGGCGGTCATCAGTGTGCGAGACACAGGACTGGGAATGACCCAGGAAGAAGCGGCTCACGTGTTCGAGCCGTTCTTCACGACGAAGGCGAAAGGGACGGGCCTGGGTCTTGCGGTCGTGCGGAAGCTGGTGGATGCCCACGGCGGAACGATCGAACTGACCTCCAGGCCGGGCAAGGGATCTACGTTCACGCTACGCTTGCCCGCGCGCGGAGACGAGCCATAG
- a CDS encoding thioredoxin family protein translates to MRVLVVLALSLALLGVTVSQSTNPAAQPTGVKWINNLDEGLKLAKSQKKPVLVDFAAEWCGPCQRMLNGTYKDPSIVKKSASFIMVLIDIDQQQSLARKHNVEAVPTMLFLRPDGTQISRAVGYKDAKQLAEMMDSALRAAAKSK, encoded by the coding sequence TTGCGCGTTCTCGTAGTTCTTGCGCTCAGCCTCGCTTTGCTCGGTGTGACCGTTTCACAGAGCACGAATCCTGCCGCTCAACCGACCGGAGTCAAGTGGATTAACAATCTGGACGAAGGCCTGAAACTGGCCAAGTCTCAGAAAAAGCCAGTGCTGGTGGACTTCGCCGCGGAGTGGTGCGGCCCGTGCCAGCGAATGCTCAACGGCACCTACAAGGACCCGTCCATCGTCAAGAAGTCGGCATCGTTCATCATGGTACTGATCGACATCGACCAGCAGCAGAGCCTCGCGAGAAAGCACAACGTGGAAGCTGTGCCGACGATGCTCTTCCTTCGTCCTGACGGCACACAGATCAGCCGGGCGGTCGGTTACAAGGACGCGAAGCAGCTCGCGGAAATGATGGACTCGGCGCTTCGCGCGGCAGCGAAAAGCAAGTAG
- a CDS encoding creatininase family protein, producing the protein MHFGDMTWRQVEAYLETDDRVIAIFGACEQHCGLSLLTDIRIPLEIAGRVAERERVLVAPPLNFGLSAAFRAYPGTISLGPEAFCAAAREILLSLYEQGFKRIMVLNGHGANTPLASILQESAEAHHDLQLQLVEWWRLPVVAEYAERVGSEALHANWAECFSFTRIDQPQGEKPPAALPRFVPGGWLRGVLSDGSFGGHYQQPDATMDAMLDDIVAEVARLIREGWPS; encoded by the coding sequence ATGCATTTCGGCGATATGACCTGGCGACAGGTCGAGGCATATCTCGAAACGGATGATCGTGTAATCGCGATCTTCGGCGCGTGCGAGCAGCACTGCGGCCTGAGCCTGCTCACGGACATCCGCATCCCCTTGGAGATTGCCGGTCGAGTGGCCGAGCGGGAACGGGTACTCGTCGCGCCGCCACTCAACTTCGGCCTGTCGGCGGCATTCCGAGCCTATCCCGGCACGATCAGCCTGGGTCCCGAGGCCTTCTGTGCAGCCGCCCGCGAGATCCTACTCAGCCTGTACGAGCAGGGCTTCAAGCGGATCATGGTGCTCAACGGGCACGGTGCGAACACACCACTCGCATCGATCCTGCAAGAAAGCGCGGAGGCACACCACGACCTGCAGCTTCAACTAGTGGAATGGTGGCGGCTGCCGGTGGTCGCCGAATACGCCGAACGCGTCGGCTCGGAGGCTCTGCACGCCAATTGGGCGGAGTGCTTTTCATTCACGCGCATAGACCAGCCGCAGGGCGAAAAACCGCCAGCGGCGCTTCCACGGTTCGTGCCAGGAGGGTGGCTGCGCGGCGTGCTGAGCGACGGGTCCTTCGGAGGCCACTACCAGCAGCCGGACGCAACGATGGACGCGATGCTCGACGACATCGTCGCCGAGGTAGCTCGGTTGATCCGCGAAGGCTGGCCGTCCTAG
- a CDS encoding sigma-54-dependent Fis family transcriptional regulator, which translates to MTEKRTTILIVDDEQNIRRILQAALERDGYRVLTAESGLAALDLIKSEAIDLIITDVMMPDMDGVELLSHVSETLPDAATILITAYGTIPQAVSAIRMGAQDYITKPFDLEVLRAVVTNALADRAESKKSPKRRGRKTVTSTDFVAESPAMRQVLEIVEQVASSRATVLLTGESGTGKEVVARMIHEQSPRSGKPFIAVSCAALPETLLEAELFGHEKGAYTGAVGRREGRFELADGGTLFLDEIGEVPLSVQVKLLRVIQERELERLGATKPVRVDVRLLAATNRDLHQAVDEGSFRADLFYRLQVVHIELPPLRDRPEDIRPLAQRFVQKYCSENGREPLVLRDEAIEALLNYRWPGNVRELENVIERAVVLARPDAQEIGPELLPQSLRAA; encoded by the coding sequence ATGACGGAAAAAAGGACCACGATTCTGATCGTCGACGATGAGCAGAACATCCGTCGAATACTCCAGGCGGCCTTGGAGCGCGACGGCTATCGAGTGCTGACCGCCGAGTCGGGGCTGGCTGCGCTAGATTTGATAAAGTCTGAGGCTATAGACTTGATCATTACGGACGTGATGATGCCGGACATGGACGGAGTCGAGCTGCTGAGCCATGTGAGCGAGACCCTGCCCGACGCCGCAACGATTCTCATCACCGCCTATGGCACCATTCCCCAGGCCGTCTCGGCTATTCGCATGGGAGCGCAGGACTACATCACCAAGCCCTTCGACCTGGAAGTACTTCGCGCCGTCGTGACGAACGCTCTCGCTGACCGAGCCGAGTCCAAGAAGAGTCCGAAACGGCGCGGGCGAAAGACCGTGACTTCCACGGATTTCGTCGCCGAGAGCCCCGCGATGCGCCAGGTGCTCGAGATCGTAGAGCAAGTTGCATCATCCCGGGCCACTGTATTGCTCACTGGTGAGAGTGGTACAGGCAAGGAAGTCGTTGCGAGGATGATTCACGAGCAGAGCCCTCGCTCCGGCAAGCCCTTCATTGCGGTGAGCTGCGCCGCCCTTCCGGAGACTCTCCTGGAAGCCGAGCTGTTCGGCCACGAAAAAGGGGCATACACCGGCGCCGTCGGCAGGCGCGAGGGCCGATTCGAACTCGCGGACGGTGGAACGTTGTTCCTGGACGAGATTGGAGAGGTGCCTCTTAGCGTACAGGTGAAGCTGCTCAGGGTTATCCAGGAACGGGAGCTGGAGCGTCTGGGCGCGACCAAGCCGGTCCGCGTGGACGTGAGACTGCTCGCTGCAACCAATCGCGACCTTCATCAGGCCGTGGACGAGGGGTCCTTCCGTGCCGATCTGTTCTACCGGCTTCAGGTCGTTCACATCGAACTGCCGCCACTGCGCGACAGGCCGGAAGACATTCGTCCGCTCGCGCAGCGGTTCGTGCAGAAGTACTGCTCGGAGAACGGCCGCGAACCGCTGGTCTTGAGAGACGAGGCCATCGAGGCACTGCTTAACTACCGTTGGCCCGGAAACGTACGCGAACTGGAAAACGTGATCGAGCGCGCGGTGGTGCTCGCTCGACCAGACGCGCAGGAAATCGGCCCCGAGTTGTTGCCGCAGAGCCTACGAGCCGCGTAA
- a CDS encoding alpha-L-fucosidase encodes MAHTPDSVPEHWQWFTHGRFGMFIHWGLYALPARHEWVKSAERIPDEQYDTYFRHFDPDLYDPQAWARAAKNAGMTYFVITTKHHEGFCLWDSAYTDYKVTNTPYGKDLIRPMVEAFRAEGLHVGFYHSLIDWHHPDFPVDRFHPMRDDAEFRKAAEGRDVRRYAEYLHNQVRELLTQYGKIDYIFYDFSYPGPDGKGRDDWQSESLLRLTRELQPEIIVNDRLDMMDVPGGWDFLTPEQFMARECPTRNGKKVLWETCQTFSGSWGYHRDEATWKSVEQLVLLLVDTVGKGGNLLLNVGPTARGEFDDRAMDRLVGIGEWMKRHSRAIYGCTEAPEGFATPQDCRLTYNPETNRLYVHVLAWPIRDLHLEGYAGKVEYAQLLNDGSEVPMVERGGHEHDVPGLLTLRLPILHPRVTVPVVELFLK; translated from the coding sequence ATGGCCCATACTCCCGATTCCGTCCCTGAACACTGGCAGTGGTTCACCCACGGCAGGTTCGGCATGTTCATCCACTGGGGGCTGTACGCCCTCCCCGCCAGGCACGAGTGGGTGAAGAGTGCCGAACGGATCCCGGACGAGCAATACGACACCTACTTCCGGCACTTCGATCCCGACTTGTACGACCCGCAGGCTTGGGCGCGGGCTGCCAAGAATGCTGGGATGACCTACTTCGTCATCACCACCAAGCACCATGAGGGATTCTGCCTCTGGGACAGCGCCTACACCGACTACAAAGTAACCAACACCCCCTACGGCAAGGACCTCATCCGACCTATGGTCGAGGCATTTCGGGCCGAGGGGCTCCATGTGGGGTTCTACCACTCGCTGATTGATTGGCACCACCCGGACTTCCCCGTGGACCGATTTCACCCGATGCGCGACGATGCCGAGTTCCGCAAGGCTGCAGAAGGTCGCGACGTGAGGCGCTACGCCGAATACCTCCACAACCAGGTACGTGAACTGTTGACGCAGTACGGAAAGATAGATTACATTTTCTATGACTTTTCCTACCCCGGTCCCGACGGCAAAGGACGTGACGACTGGCAGTCGGAAAGCCTGTTGAGGCTGACACGCGAGCTACAGCCAGAGATTATCGTGAACGATCGCCTGGACATGATGGATGTGCCTGGTGGCTGGGACTTCCTGACGCCCGAGCAGTTCATGGCGCGGGAGTGCCCGACGCGAAACGGCAAGAAGGTGCTGTGGGAGACCTGCCAGACGTTTTCTGGCTCTTGGGGCTATCACCGCGACGAAGCGACCTGGAAAAGCGTCGAGCAACTCGTGTTGCTGCTGGTAGACACGGTGGGCAAGGGCGGGAATCTGTTACTCAATGTGGGCCCTACCGCACGCGGGGAGTTCGATGACCGAGCGATGGACCGGCTCGTGGGCATCGGGGAATGGATGAAGCGTCACTCGCGGGCCATCTATGGCTGCACGGAGGCGCCCGAAGGCTTTGCCACGCCGCAGGACTGCCGGCTGACCTATAATCCAGAAACCAACCGGCTGTACGTCCACGTGCTGGCCTGGCCCATCCGCGACCTGCATCTGGAGGGGTACGCGGGAAAGGTGGAGTACGCCCAACTGCTGAATGACGGCTCCGAGGTGCCTATGGTGGAGCGTGGCGGGCACGAGCACGACGTTCCCGGTCTGCTGACGCTGCGCTTGCCCATCTTGCACCCGAGGGTCACGGTACCTGTCGTCGAGCTATTCCTGAAGTAG
- a CDS encoding enterotoxin: protein MEFVLDNGKLRAEWGMADGRLVPGPVTSRETGASLPPATAPFELDIGGEAITSTDMVLTQSSGVTARRGDPSAGRIADREDTDVLTACFSLERCGLELEIEWHASLGRNARYLRQSVTLSAIARPVDVTRVTLIGLPVDAAITGAVPGSPLVIGHTYAALEHPMAESRFDARATSSFPLRLSLQPGAPLTLTAVTGFARPGQIRRDFAEYVERERPRPYKPLLHYNSWYDLGFFTPFDEKAALGAIEAYSQEMVRRRGVQMDGFLFDDGWDDPRTLWGFHEGFPNGFTRLREAAVAIGAAPGVWLSPWGGYSTPKQRRLEYARQQGFEMNEHGLALSGPVYFQRFLETCSRFVTEYGVNHFKFDGMGDTSTVAAGSRFGSDFDAAIEMISQLRRLRGDLYVNLTTGTWASPFWLLHADSIWRGGEDYGFFGPGTKRQQWITYRDAATYANVVRAGPLFPINSVMLHGVTFAPHAPGLADDPGNDLPSEIWSLFASGTQLLELYVSPLLMTPERWDVLAAAARWARSRAEVLRDTHWIGGDPGEIEPYGWAGWSPELQIVCVRNPADVPNRFSLCPRLLWQPMDGAPSYRFHQVWSSATHHKPFEVAVEGEYALELSPFEVLVLEAATAR from the coding sequence ATGGAGTTCGTGCTCGATAATGGAAAACTGCGCGCGGAATGGGGGATGGCCGATGGTAGGCTGGTTCCCGGGCCCGTCACGAGTCGCGAGACAGGGGCATCGTTACCACCGGCTACGGCGCCTTTCGAGTTAGACATCGGCGGTGAGGCAATCACATCAACCGACATGGTCCTCACCCAATCGTCCGGGGTGACAGCGCGCCGAGGCGATCCCAGCGCGGGACGCATCGCTGACCGAGAGGACACGGATGTGCTCACCGCATGCTTTTCGCTCGAGCGCTGCGGCCTCGAGCTCGAAATAGAGTGGCACGCGTCGTTGGGTCGGAACGCCCGCTACCTCAGACAGTCCGTGACACTTTCGGCCATAGCCCGTCCCGTAGATGTCACTCGCGTGACCCTGATCGGCCTTCCGGTAGATGCAGCGATAACCGGGGCAGTGCCCGGGTCTCCGCTCGTGATCGGTCATACCTACGCAGCACTGGAGCACCCAATGGCGGAGAGCCGTTTCGATGCACGGGCGACCAGTTCGTTCCCGCTCCGCTTGTCCTTGCAGCCGGGTGCTCCGCTTACCCTCACCGCTGTGACTGGCTTCGCGCGCCCGGGACAGATCCGCCGCGACTTTGCCGAGTACGTCGAACGCGAGCGGCCGCGTCCCTACAAGCCTCTGCTTCACTACAACTCGTGGTACGACCTCGGTTTCTTCACGCCGTTCGATGAGAAGGCAGCCCTTGGAGCCATCGAGGCGTACAGCCAGGAGATGGTACGCAGGCGGGGCGTACAAATGGATGGCTTCCTGTTCGACGACGGGTGGGACGATCCGAGGACGCTTTGGGGGTTCCACGAGGGTTTCCCGAACGGCTTCACCCGGTTACGGGAAGCGGCAGTCGCCATCGGGGCGGCGCCGGGGGTCTGGCTGTCGCCTTGGGGTGGCTATAGCACCCCGAAGCAGCGACGCTTGGAGTATGCTCGGCAGCAGGGCTTCGAGATGAACGAGCACGGGTTGGCACTCTCCGGACCCGTGTACTTCCAGAGGTTCCTGGAAACGTGCAGCCGGTTCGTGACCGAGTACGGTGTCAACCACTTCAAGTTCGACGGTATGGGAGACACGAGCACGGTGGCGGCAGGCAGCCGTTTTGGCAGCGACTTCGACGCCGCCATCGAGATGATCAGCCAACTGCGGCGGCTACGAGGCGATCTCTATGTCAACCTGACCACCGGCACATGGGCCTCTCCCTTCTGGCTGCTTCACGCGGACTCCATCTGGCGGGGCGGGGAAGACTACGGCTTCTTCGGTCCCGGCACCAAGCGGCAGCAGTGGATCACCTATCGGGACGCGGCGACCTATGCCAACGTGGTCCGCGCCGGGCCGCTGTTCCCCATCAACTCTGTGATGCTGCACGGGGTCACCTTTGCGCCTCACGCGCCAGGCTTGGCCGACGACCCCGGCAACGACTTGCCGTCCGAGATCTGGTCACTGTTCGCCTCGGGAACGCAGTTACTGGAGCTGTACGTGTCGCCGTTGCTGATGACACCCGAGAGGTGGGACGTGCTGGCGGCAGCTGCTCGATGGGCAAGAAGCCGAGCCGAAGTGCTGCGCGATACCCACTGGATAGGCGGGGATCCAGGCGAGATCGAACCTTACGGATGGGCCGGCTGGTCGCCGGAGTTGCAGATCGTCTGCGTGCGCAATCCGGCGGACGTCCCCAATCGGTTCTCACTGTGCCCACGGCTGCTGTGGCAGCCTATGGACGGGGCGCCCTCATATAGGTTCCACCAAGTATGGTCCTCAGCCACCCACCACAAGCCATTCGAAGTGGCGGTAGAAGGGGAGTACGCGTTGGAACTCTCGCCCTTCGAGGTGCTGGTGCTGGAGGCTGCTACGGCGCGCTGA
- a CDS encoding PLP-dependent transferase, which translates to MDSTDIEPPIALREPGFDTLLAHACEEPARFLGAVSPPLFQASLFAFESLEDWGDKPGAYRYTRVGNPTTEILERKLALLERGESARMFGSGMGAITAAIMSCTRAGDHIVAVEGCYGRGLLDGILARFGVETTYVNGADPSAFDTATRPNTTLYYIESPLTIVFDLQDIAAVCSIARSHGVTTLIDNSHCTPYLQNPIEMGVDIVVHSASKYLGGHSDLIGGALITSESRLREALSHESSLLGAVMDPFVSWLILRGMRTLSVRLDRHQRNAMAVASWLEEHPVVARVLYTGLPSHPQYALAQKQQRGSTGLLTFIPKETNDDRVRAFANRLKLFRLAVSWGGYESLAAPIPSPLDGKTGHSTWRIRLHVGLEDPEDLIADLDQALKVLG; encoded by the coding sequence ATGGACTCCACTGACATTGAGCCGCCGATCGCCCTGCGCGAACCCGGCTTCGATACTCTGCTTGCTCACGCTTGCGAGGAACCGGCACGGTTCCTAGGGGCGGTAAGCCCTCCGCTCTTTCAGGCCTCGCTTTTCGCCTTCGAGTCGCTTGAAGACTGGGGAGACAAGCCGGGGGCGTACCGATACACCCGAGTCGGCAATCCCACAACGGAGATCCTAGAGCGCAAGCTGGCCTTGCTGGAGCGTGGGGAGAGCGCGCGGATGTTCGGCAGCGGGATGGGTGCCATCACCGCCGCGATTATGTCATGCACGCGCGCGGGCGATCACATTGTGGCAGTGGAAGGCTGCTATGGCAGGGGCTTGCTGGACGGCATACTTGCACGGTTCGGCGTGGAGACCACCTACGTAAATGGCGCTGATCCATCCGCATTCGATACCGCGACGCGACCCAACACCACACTGTACTACATCGAGTCGCCTTTGACCATCGTCTTCGATCTGCAGGATATAGCTGCCGTGTGCTCAATCGCACGAAGCCACGGCGTTACCACCCTGATAGACAACAGCCACTGCACGCCTTACTTGCAAAACCCCATTGAGATGGGCGTGGACATCGTAGTGCACTCGGCTTCGAAGTATCTGGGAGGTCATAGCGATCTGATAGGCGGCGCACTGATCACCTCGGAGTCGAGGCTCCGCGAGGCCCTAAGCCATGAGTCCAGTCTGCTTGGCGCGGTGATGGACCCCTTCGTGTCCTGGCTGATCCTTCGCGGTATGAGAACGCTATCTGTTCGCTTGGACCGCCACCAACGCAACGCGATGGCAGTCGCATCCTGGCTCGAGGAGCATCCAGTCGTGGCAAGGGTACTCTACACGGGCCTTCCCTCGCACCCTCAATACGCCCTGGCGCAGAAACAACAGCGTGGCTCCACTGGCCTTCTCACCTTCATCCCGAAGGAGACCAACGACGACAGGGTCCGCGCATTTGCGAACCGGCTGAAGCTGTTTCGCCTCGCCGTGAGCTGGGGCGGGTACGAGAGTCTGGCCGCTCCGATCCCGTCGCCCCTCGATGGCAAGACCGGCCACAGCACGTGGCGAATCCGCCTGCACGTCGGCCTCGAAGATCCCGAAGACCTGATCGCCGATCTGGACCAGGCGCTGAAAGTTCTCGGCTAG
- a CDS encoding tetratricopeptide repeat protein: MSITSESYDRAVRAKEEGRYSEAVTELEALLVEDPTNPDAHWQMGLVLCFMGDFDGSLAELQKAVDLDSGHIRARNDLAMTHMMLGNYEEAKSIFLTVLADDPGNEVATRQLVYFT; the protein is encoded by the coding sequence GTGAGTATCACATCCGAGAGTTACGATCGGGCCGTGCGCGCCAAGGAAGAGGGGCGATACTCGGAAGCCGTCACCGAATTGGAGGCTCTCCTAGTAGAAGACCCTACGAACCCGGATGCCCATTGGCAGATGGGCCTCGTGTTGTGCTTTATGGGCGACTTCGACGGTTCGCTGGCCGAGTTGCAGAAGGCTGTGGATCTGGATTCGGGCCACATCCGTGCGAGAAACGACCTCGCGATGACCCATATGATGTTGGGCAACTACGAGGAGGCAAAGAGCATCTTCTTGACGGTCTTGGCCGACGACCCCGGCAACGAGGTCGCAACGCGCCAACTCGTCTACTTCACCTAA
- a CDS encoding CBS domain-containing protein, whose translation MRYRLPGSLVEPTKRQREDAAWSVTVWDGRRVTIRLHFTLLLLFAWLGYHSLQGPDHAHGALFLLGVLASFLVHDLAHAAMALGRGYAVRDVVVYPLGGLPSFDRKVPPGDDALVFLMGPLANAVVAALLFWICELTGPVLPFDRLIETPGHWLEKLIFFNFTLALLNLYPGYPADGGRLLRAVLSSRLGQGRSAMIAAALGHGAGMMAGLYAALGHPYLLFFTVFMILGAGAELSLTHHRELVEGAAVEEAMITNFTTLSPADTLGHACEMLVRGSQQDFPVMHEGRLLGMLSRDDLLRGLGREGRLGYVAGAMRREFPHTTPSMDLSDLIDLFEDHGADVLPVLDGEHVVGIITPENVGEYLAVKRHSPRNPEQSRP comes from the coding sequence ATGCGCTACCGGTTGCCCGGCAGCTTAGTCGAGCCCACCAAGAGGCAGAGGGAAGACGCTGCTTGGTCGGTGACAGTGTGGGACGGCAGAAGAGTCACCATCCGGCTTCACTTCACTTTGCTTCTGCTCTTCGCATGGCTCGGCTACCACTCGCTTCAGGGGCCCGATCACGCGCACGGCGCGCTGTTTCTCCTCGGGGTACTCGCCTCATTCCTCGTCCATGATCTAGCCCATGCGGCCATGGCCCTCGGGCGTGGCTATGCGGTCCGGGATGTCGTGGTCTATCCGCTGGGTGGATTGCCCAGCTTTGATCGCAAAGTGCCGCCAGGCGACGATGCGCTCGTGTTCTTGATGGGGCCACTGGCGAACGCGGTGGTCGCCGCACTGCTGTTCTGGATTTGCGAGCTGACCGGACCGGTTCTTCCCTTCGATAGGCTGATCGAGACGCCCGGCCACTGGCTAGAGAAGCTGATATTCTTCAACTTCACGCTGGCCCTGTTGAATCTGTATCCCGGGTATCCCGCCGACGGGGGGCGACTGCTTCGGGCGGTACTATCGTCTCGGCTAGGGCAGGGAAGGTCGGCGATGATAGCTGCCGCGCTCGGCCACGGGGCAGGTATGATGGCGGGACTGTACGCCGCCCTCGGCCATCCGTACCTTCTCTTTTTCACCGTGTTCATGATCCTCGGTGCCGGCGCCGAGTTGAGCCTCACTCACCACAGGGAGTTGGTAGAGGGGGCGGCTGTCGAGGAGGCGATGATCACTAACTTCACCACTCTGTCGCCAGCCGACACGCTGGGCCACGCTTGCGAGATGCTCGTTCGCGGCTCACAACAAGACTTCCCGGTCATGCACGAAGGACGCCTGCTCGGGATGCTTTCGAGGGACGACCTGTTACGTGGGCTGGGCCGTGAGGGCAGATTGGGCTATGTTGCTGGGGCGATGAGGCGCGAGTTCCCGCACACCACACCTTCCATGGACCTGAGCGATCTGATCGACCTGTTCGAGGACCACGGTGCGGACGTGTTGCCGGTGTTAGACGGGGAGCACGTGGTGGGGATCATCACGCCTGAGAATGTGGGCGAGTACCTCGCTGTGAAGAGGCACTCGCCCAGGAATCCGGAGCAAAGCCGACCTTGA
- the tpx gene encoding thiol peroxidase has translation MARMVTMKGNPLELEGPELRAGDRTPDFRLHAKDLSDVTLKDFEGKVLLLSVVPSLDTGVCAMQTKRFNEEASKLPDSVCILTVSCDLPFAQARFCGANGIAIPTASDHRDVSFGKAYGTLIPALRIECRALFVVDASGIIRYAEYVPELTNEPNYDAALSVVRSLIS, from the coding sequence ATGGCTAGAATGGTAACGATGAAAGGGAACCCTCTGGAACTGGAGGGCCCGGAGCTGCGAGCAGGGGACCGCACGCCCGACTTCCGACTGCACGCGAAGGACTTGAGCGACGTCACTCTCAAGGATTTCGAGGGCAAGGTGTTGCTACTCAGCGTGGTACCGTCGCTGGACACGGGCGTTTGCGCGATGCAGACAAAGCGATTCAACGAGGAAGCGTCCAAGCTTCCAGATAGCGTGTGCATCCTAACGGTTAGCTGCGATTTGCCTTTTGCCCAAGCGCGGTTCTGTGGAGCCAACGGCATCGCTATCCCTACCGCGTCCGACCACCGTGATGTCAGCTTCGGCAAGGCGTATGGGACGCTGATCCCCGCGCTACGTATCGAGTGCAGGGCGCTCTTCGTGGTGGATGCCTCCGGGATCATCCGCTACGCCGAGTATGTGCCGGAGTTGACCAACGAGCCGAACTACGACGCCGCGCTCTCCGTAGTTCGGTCCCTCATCTCGTAG